In Deinococcus maricopensis DSM 21211, one genomic interval encodes:
- the ribH gene encoding 6,7-dimethyl-8-ribityllumazine synthase, with the protein MKRIEANLIATDLKLAVVSTRWNHFLVDRLVEGAVTAFVQHGGREEDLTHVVVPGSFEVPLVAQRLAQSGAYDGVVCLGAVIRGATDHYDFVAGGAANGIMNAMLQTGVPLAFGVLTTDTIEQAIERAGTKAGNKGVEAVLAVVETANLLRRLPV; encoded by the coding sequence ATGAAACGTATTGAAGCGAACCTGATCGCCACTGACCTGAAACTGGCGGTGGTCAGCACCCGCTGGAACCATTTCCTGGTGGACCGGCTGGTGGAGGGCGCTGTGACGGCGTTCGTTCAGCATGGCGGGCGCGAGGAGGACCTGACGCACGTGGTCGTGCCCGGGTCGTTCGAGGTGCCGCTGGTGGCGCAGCGCCTAGCGCAGAGCGGCGCGTATGACGGCGTGGTGTGCCTGGGCGCCGTGATTCGCGGGGCGACGGACCATTACGACTTCGTGGCGGGCGGCGCTGCGAACGGCATCATGAACGCGATGTTGCAAACGGGGGTGCCCCTTGCGTTCGGTGTGCTGACGACGGACACCATCGAGCAGGCCATTGAGCGCGCAGGCACCAAAGCCGGGAACAAGGGCGTGGAGGCCGTGCTGGCGGTGGTGGAGACCGCGAACCTGCTGCGGCGGCTGCCGGTCTGA
- a CDS encoding bifunctional 3,4-dihydroxy-2-butanone-4-phosphate synthase/GTP cyclohydrolase II, which translates to MSLARIPDLLGALRAGRPVIVVDDEGRENEGDLLMPAQTCTPAWVNFMARHGRGLICVTLGADRAERLRLPAMVRAGTDPHGTAFTVSVDHVSNSTGISAFDRAATIAALADDAATPGDFRRPGHIFPLVARDGGVLRRPGHTEAACDLARLAGFAPVGVICEVLHEDGTMQRLPDLQRFAAAHGLLIGSIAELIAYREAHDPAVDADAPLTLRVAASAALPTAYGEFRLVGFEDARTGAEHVALVMGDVTGPPPLVRLHSECLTGDALHSLRCDCGAQRDAALAAIAAEGRGVLVYLRQEGRGIGLLNKIRAYALQDAGADTVEANERLGFPADARDFTTGAEVLRLLGVPVARLLTNNPRKLSGLRAAGVEVVERVPVHAGHSAHNAVYLGTKARKLGHLL; encoded by the coding sequence ATGAGTCTCGCGCGCATCCCGGACCTGCTCGGGGCACTCCGCGCGGGCCGCCCCGTCATTGTCGTGGACGACGAGGGCCGCGAGAACGAGGGCGACCTGCTGATGCCCGCGCAGACCTGCACGCCCGCGTGGGTGAACTTCATGGCGCGGCACGGCCGCGGCCTGATCTGCGTGACGCTCGGCGCGGACCGCGCCGAGCGTCTGCGCCTGCCCGCCATGGTCCGCGCGGGCACCGACCCGCACGGCACGGCGTTCACGGTGAGTGTGGATCACGTGAGCAACAGCACCGGCATCAGCGCGTTCGACCGCGCGGCGACCATCGCGGCCCTCGCAGACGACGCGGCCACGCCCGGCGACTTCCGCCGCCCCGGGCACATCTTCCCGCTGGTGGCGCGCGACGGCGGCGTGCTGCGCCGCCCCGGCCACACCGAGGCCGCGTGCGACCTGGCGCGCCTCGCCGGGTTCGCGCCGGTCGGCGTGATCTGCGAGGTCCTGCACGAGGACGGCACCATGCAGCGCCTCCCGGACCTGCAGCGGTTCGCGGCGGCGCACGGCCTGCTGATCGGCAGCATCGCGGAGCTCATCGCGTACCGCGAGGCGCACGACCCCGCGGTTGACGCGGACGCACCGCTGACGCTGCGGGTGGCCGCGTCCGCCGCGCTGCCGACCGCGTACGGCGAGTTCCGCCTGGTGGGCTTCGAGGACGCGCGGACCGGCGCAGAGCACGTGGCGCTCGTCATGGGTGACGTCACGGGGCCGCCGCCCCTGGTGCGCCTGCACAGTGAGTGCCTGACGGGCGACGCGCTGCACTCCCTGCGGTGCGACTGCGGCGCGCAGCGCGACGCGGCCCTCGCGGCCATCGCGGCGGAGGGCCGGGGCGTGTTGGTGTACCTGCGGCAGGAGGGACGCGGTATCGGCCTGCTGAACAAGATCCGTGCGTACGCGCTGCAGGACGCCGGCGCGGACACTGTGGAGGCCAACGAACGCCTCGGCTTCCCTGCGGACGCGCGGGACTTCACGACGGGCGCAGAGGTGCTGCGCCTGCTGGGCGTGCCGGTCGCGCGCCTGCTGACGAACAACCCGCGCAAGCTGTCCGGCCTGCGTGCCGCGGGCGTGGAGGTGGTGGAGCGCGTGCCGGTGCACGCGGGGCACTCCGCGCATAACGCGGTGTACCTGGGCACGAAAGCCCGCAAGCTCGGGCACCTGCTGTAA
- a CDS encoding riboflavin synthase: MFTGIVETTGRITRAEPNEGHLTLTLTPDAPWTDLTLGESVAVNGACLTVTGWSDAGFTVDLSQETLAKTAPRWTPGALVNLERAMRADARFGGHIVSGHVDGVGEICALDAQPGAYTLIVRAPERLARYFVPKGSVTVDGVSLTVVDVGGPAGSRADLQANEFTLWLVPHTLDVTAARDWTPGARVNLEADQLAKYVERLIAFAPSLHADAPGGRA, encoded by the coding sequence ATGTTCACTGGCATTGTGGAAACGACCGGCCGCATCACGCGCGCCGAACCCAACGAAGGCCACCTGACCCTCACCCTCACCCCGGACGCCCCCTGGACGGACCTGACGCTGGGGGAGAGCGTCGCCGTGAACGGCGCGTGCCTGACCGTCACCGGCTGGAGCGACGCGGGTTTCACCGTCGACCTCAGCCAAGAAACCCTCGCGAAGACCGCGCCGCGCTGGACGCCAGGCGCGCTCGTGAACCTGGAACGCGCCATGCGCGCCGACGCCCGCTTCGGCGGGCACATCGTGAGTGGCCACGTAGACGGCGTCGGCGAGATCTGCGCGCTCGACGCGCAGCCCGGCGCGTACACCCTGATCGTCCGCGCGCCCGAGCGGCTCGCGCGGTACTTCGTGCCGAAAGGGAGCGTCACCGTGGACGGCGTGAGCCTCACGGTCGTGGATGTGGGCGGCCCTGCGGGCAGCCGCGCGGACCTCCAGGCGAACGAGTTCACGCTGTGGCTCGTGCCGCACACCCTGGACGTCACGGCCGCGCGGGACTGGACGCCGGGCGCACGCGTGAACCTCGAAGCGGACCAGCTTGCGAAGTACGTCGAGCGGCTCATCGCGTTCGCGCCGAGCCTGCACGCCGACGCGCCGGGGGGACGCGCATGA
- the ribD gene encoding bifunctional diaminohydroxyphosphoribosylaminopyrimidine deaminase/5-amino-6-(5-phosphoribosylamino)uracil reductase RibD, producing the protein MHQALQQAALGLGRTAPNPPVGCVIVAGGEVVGRGFHPRAGQGHAEVFALQDAGVRARGATAYVTLEPCSHTGRTPPCADALIRAGVARVVVAALDPNPVVAGRGVARLRTHGLDVHVGPLADAAVRQQAGFRSLITRGRPWVVYKYAATLDGKISADDARPLPVSGPDARALVHTWRNEFDAIAVGVGTVLADDPHLTTRGVPGGRDPRPIVFDRHARTPTTARALRPGTVLVTGPDARTDAHEAAGAHVLRAPTLHEALQGLGALGVTSLLLEGGARLASALYAADLIDEVRAFIAPTLLGAGLPALTSPAAHAPRALHDVQATRVGTDVLIEGFLTAIPRVDARAEE; encoded by the coding sequence ATGCACCAGGCGCTCCAGCAGGCCGCGCTCGGCCTGGGCCGCACCGCCCCCAACCCGCCCGTCGGGTGCGTCATCGTCGCGGGCGGCGAGGTCGTCGGGCGCGGCTTCCACCCGCGCGCCGGCCAGGGGCACGCGGAAGTCTTCGCGCTGCAGGACGCCGGTGTGCGTGCGCGCGGCGCCACCGCGTACGTCACGCTCGAACCGTGCAGCCACACCGGCCGCACCCCACCCTGCGCGGACGCCCTGATTCGCGCGGGCGTCGCGCGCGTCGTCGTCGCGGCCCTCGACCCGAACCCCGTGGTGGCCGGGCGCGGCGTGGCGCGGCTGCGCACGCACGGCCTCGACGTGCACGTCGGGCCGCTCGCGGACGCCGCCGTGCGCCAGCAGGCCGGCTTCCGCAGCCTCATCACGCGCGGGCGACCCTGGGTGGTGTACAAGTACGCCGCCACCCTCGACGGCAAAATCAGCGCGGACGACGCGCGCCCCCTGCCGGTCAGCGGCCCCGACGCGCGCGCGCTCGTGCACACCTGGCGCAACGAATTCGACGCCATCGCCGTCGGCGTCGGCACGGTCCTCGCGGACGACCCGCACCTCACGACGCGCGGCGTGCCCGGCGGGCGTGACCCGCGCCCCATCGTGTTCGACCGCCACGCCCGCACGCCCACCACCGCCCGCGCCCTGCGGCCCGGCACGGTCCTCGTGACCGGCCCGGACGCCCGCACCGACGCGCACGAGGCGGCGGGCGCGCACGTCCTGCGCGCTCCCACACTGCACGAGGCCCTGCAGGGCCTCGGCGCCCTGGGCGTCACTAGTCTGCTGCTGGAGGGCGGCGCGCGCCTCGCGTCCGCGCTCTACGCGGCGGACCTGATCGACGAGGTGCGCGCGTTCATCGCACCGACGCTGCTCGGCGCGGGCCTGCCCGCTCTGACCAGCCCGGCCGCGCACGCCCCCCGCGCCCTGCACGACGTGCAGGCCACACGCGTCGGCACGGACGTGCTGATCGAAGGCTTCCTGACGGCCATTCCCCGCGTGGACGCGCGGGCGGAGGAATAA